The following proteins come from a genomic window of Lolium rigidum isolate FL_2022 chromosome 5, APGP_CSIRO_Lrig_0.1, whole genome shotgun sequence:
- the LOC124655399 gene encoding uncharacterized protein LOC124655399: MAPPEDEGEVPAAALRVPEHVIARVFSQLDCVDLLSCSLVCRQWFSDSAELRDEWRKEYLEAWNLQGLNFKSWPQSPCPTCSIRSLQTWCP; the protein is encoded by the exons atggcgccgccggaGGACGAAGGGGAGGTCCCGGCGGCCGCGCTGCGCGTGCCAGAGCACGTGATCGCGCGGGTCTTCTCGCAGCTGGACTGCGTCGACCTCCTCAGCTGCTCCCTCGTCTGCAG GCAATGGTTCAGCGACTCTGCGGAGCTACGGGATGAGTGGAGAAAGGAGTACCTGGAGGCCTGGAACCTGCAGGGTCTCAACTTCAAGTCATGGCCGCAGTCGCCGTGCCCGACTTGCTCCATCCGAAGCCTGCAAACCTGGTGTCCTTGA
- the LOC124655398 gene encoding hypersensitive-induced response protein-like protein 2, which yields MGGVLGLVQVDQSTVAIKETFGKFNAVLEPGCHFLPWCIGDRIVGYLSLRVKQLDVRCETKTKDNVFVTVVASVQYRALVDKAPDAFYKLSNTKQQIQSYVFDVIRATVPKLELDDAFVQKDDIAKAVEEELEKAMSMYGYEIVQTLIVDIEPDVHVKRAMNEINAAARMRSAANDKAEAEKILQIKRAEGEAESKYLAGVGIARQRQAIVDGLRDSVLAFSENVPGTTAKDIMDMVLVTQYFDTMKEIGASSKSSSVFIPHGPGAVKDVASQIRDGLLQANTI from the exons ATGGGTGGCGTTTTGGGTTTAGTTCAGGTTGATCAGTCAACTGTAGCCATCAAAGAAACATTTGGGAAATTCAATGCGGTCCTGGAGCCTGGTTGCCACTTCTTGCCTTGGTGCATAGGAGATCGGATTGTTGGTTACCTCTCACTGCGTGTGAAACAGCTTGATGTCCGCTGTGAAACTAAGACAAAG GATAATGTCTTTGTAACTGTTGTTGCTTCTGTCCAATACCGTGCTCTTGTTGATAAGGCACCTGACGCCTTCTACAAACTAAGCAACACAAAGCAACAAATTCAGTCCTATGTCTTTGATG TCATTAGAGCCACTGTCCCAAAGCTAGAGCTGGATGATGCATTTGTGCAAAAGGATGACATTGCAAAGGCTGTTGAAGAGGAGCTTGAAAAG GCAATGTCTATGTATGGGTATGAGATCGTGCAAACTCTGATAGTTGATATTGAACCTGATGTGCAtgtcaagagagcgatgaatgaGATCAATGCAG CTGCTAGGATGAGGTCGGCAGCCAATGACAAAGCTGAAGCAGAGAAGATTCTTCAGATCAAGAgagctgaaggagaagctgaGTCCAAGTACCTTGCTGGTGTGGGTATTGCAAGGCAGCGTCAGGCCATAGTGGACGGGCTGAGGGACAGCGTCCTCGCCTTCTCAGAGAATGTCCCTGGTACCACTGCAAAGGACATCATGGACATGGTTCTGGTGACCCAGTACTTCGACACCATGAAGGAGATTGGGGCCTCATCCAAGTCCTCTTCAGTGTTCATCCCCCATGGTCCTGGAGCCGTCAAGGATGTCGCGTCGCAGATCAGAGATGGTCTCCTGCAGGCCAACACTATCTAA
- the LOC124656769 gene encoding serine/threonine-protein kinase PBL34-like, with protein MLEVLQAEKSTENGSRNQPVASVVSGSTSTSNAESSSSASKAGDDIKVSSKLRKFAFNDLKCATRNFRPESLLGEGGFGCVFKGWIEENGTAPVKPGTGLTVAVKTLNHDGLQGHKEWVAEVDFLGNLHHPNLVRLIGYCVEDDQRLLVYEFMPRGSLDNHLFRRSLPLPWSIRMKVALGAAQGLSFLHEEAERPVIYRDFKTSNILLDAEYNAKLSDFGLAKDGPVGDKTHVSTRVMGTYGYAAPEYVMTGHLTSKSDVYSFGVVLLEMMSGRRSMDKNRPNGEHNLVEWARPLLGERQRFYKLVDPRLEGNFSVKGAQKAAQLARACLSRDPKARPLMSQVVEALKPLLNLKDMASSSYFYQTMQAERMAHSSSMNGRSSHSLKVHGSFARANGQQPMRSMSDGPRASPFRYSPKPNMK; from the exons ATGCTTGAGGTACTGCAAG CAGAAAAATCAACAGAAAATGGTAGCAGGAACCAACCAGTTGCATCAGTAGTCTCAGGCTCGACATCTACTAGTAATGCCGAGAGCAGTTCATCAGCATCTAAAGCTGGAGATGACATAAAGGTTTCCTCCAAGTTGCGCAAGTTTGCATTCAATGACCTAAAATGTGCCACACGGAACTTCAGACCCGAGagtcttcttggtgaaggaggttTTGGGTGTGTGTTCAAAGGGTGGATTGAAGAAAATGGAACTGCACCTGTGAAACCTGGTACAGGTCTTACAGTTGCTGTCAAGACACTCAATCATGATGGTCTTCAAGGGCACAAAGAATGGGTG gcagaagttgactttcttggtaatCTTCACCACCCCAATTTGGTCAGATTGATTGGATATTGTGTTGAAGATGACCAAAGATTGCTGGTATATGAATTTATGCCACGCGGAAGTTTGGATAATCATCTATTCAGAA GGTCTCTTCCTCTCCCATGGTCCATTAGAATGAAGGTTGCTCTTGGGGCAGCACAGGGTCTTTCCTTCCTTCACGAAGAAGCAGAAAGACCAGTCATTTATCGCGATTTTAAAACATCTAATATACTGTTAGATGCG GAATACAATGCAAAGCTCTCAGATTTCGGGCTTGCTAAAGATGGCCCTGTAGGTGACAAAACTCATGTGTCTACTCGAGTAATGGGAACCTATGGGTATGCAGCTCCAGAGTATGTCATGACAG GTCATTTGACATCAAAGAGTGATGTCTACAGCTTCGGTGTGGTGCTGCTTGAGATGATGTCAGGGCGCCGATCGATGGACAAGAACCGCCCAAACGGCGAGCACAACCTTGTTGAGTGGGCACGCCCACTGCTAGGAGAGAGGCAGCGCTTCTACAAGCTAGTTGACCCTCGCTTGGAGGGCAACTTCTCAGTCAAAGGTGCCCAGAAGGCGGCACAGTTAGCACGTGCATGTCTGAGCCGGGACCCCAAAGCCCGGCCACTGATGAGCCAGGTGGTCGAAGCTCTCAAGCCACTGCTCAACCTCAAGGACATGGCGAGCTCCTCCTACTTCTACCAAACGATGCAGGCCGAGAGGATGGCGCACTCGAGCAGCATGAACGGCAGGAGCAGCCATAGCCTCAAGGTGCACGGCTCGTTTGCGCGGGCGAACGGACAGCAGCCGATGAGGAGCATGTCCGATGGCCCTCGCGCTTCCCCGTTCCGCTACTCGCCGAAGCCAAACATGAAATAG